Proteins encoded within one genomic window of Pectobacterium araliae:
- a CDS encoding 6-phospho-beta-glucosidase produces MSASTFPNGFLWGGAIAANQAEGAYLEGGKGLTTVDMIPHGVNRLPVKLGQEPRFALREDEFYPSHQAIDFYHRYKEDIALMAEMGFTVFRTSIAWSRLYPNGDEQTPNADGIAFYRDVFAECKKYNIEPLVTLCHFDVPMHLVTEYGSWRNRKMVEFFARYARTCFEAFDGLVKYWLTFNEINILLHSPFSGAGLVFADGENQEQVKYQAAHHELVASALATKIAHEVNPDNQVGCMLAGGNFYPWSCKPEDVWAALNKDRENLFFIDVQARGTYPAYTGRLFKDKGITIASEPGDDEILKNTVDFVSFSYYASRCASAEMNEHNSSAANIVKSLKNPHIKASEWGWGIDPLGLRITMNMMYDRYQKPLFLVENGLGAKDDINAQGDIDDDYRISYLREHISAMADAIGDGIPVIGYTSWGCIDLVAASTGEMSKRYGFIYVDRDDRGEGTLARKKKKSFYWYKKVIASNGADLS; encoded by the coding sequence ATGTCTGCATCAACATTTCCCAATGGGTTCTTATGGGGGGGCGCGATTGCGGCCAATCAGGCAGAAGGCGCGTACCTCGAAGGCGGTAAAGGGCTGACGACGGTGGATATGATTCCGCACGGTGTGAATCGTCTGCCGGTGAAACTGGGGCAAGAACCGCGCTTTGCGCTGCGTGAGGATGAGTTTTATCCCAGCCATCAGGCGATCGATTTCTATCATCGCTATAAGGAAGATATCGCGCTGATGGCAGAAATGGGGTTCACGGTGTTCCGTACCTCCATCGCCTGGAGTCGGCTTTATCCGAACGGAGATGAGCAGACGCCCAACGCAGACGGCATCGCCTTTTATCGCGATGTGTTTGCCGAGTGCAAGAAGTACAACATTGAGCCGCTGGTGACGCTGTGCCATTTCGATGTGCCGATGCATTTGGTTACCGAGTACGGCTCATGGCGTAACCGGAAAATGGTGGAGTTTTTTGCCCGCTATGCCCGAACCTGTTTTGAAGCCTTTGACGGGCTGGTGAAATACTGGCTGACGTTCAATGAAATCAATATTTTGTTGCATAGCCCGTTTTCTGGCGCGGGACTGGTGTTTGCCGATGGGGAAAATCAGGAGCAGGTGAAATACCAGGCTGCGCACCATGAACTGGTGGCGAGCGCGCTGGCGACGAAGATTGCGCATGAGGTTAACCCGGACAATCAGGTTGGCTGTATGCTGGCTGGCGGTAATTTCTATCCATGGTCGTGTAAACCGGAAGATGTCTGGGCGGCGCTGAATAAAGATCGGGAGAACCTGTTCTTTATCGATGTGCAGGCGCGTGGCACCTATCCGGCGTATACCGGGCGATTGTTTAAAGATAAGGGCATCACGATTGCCTCTGAACCGGGCGATGATGAGATTCTCAAGAACACGGTGGATTTTGTGTCCTTCAGCTATTACGCCTCGCGCTGCGCCTCGGCGGAGATGAACGAGCACAACAGCAGCGCGGCGAATATCGTGAAATCGTTGAAGAACCCGCACATCAAGGCGAGTGAATGGGGCTGGGGAATCGATCCGCTGGGTCTGCGCATCACCATGAACATGATGTATGACCGCTATCAGAAACCGCTGTTTTTGGTGGAGAATGGACTGGGTGCGAAGGACGACATTAACGCGCAGGGCGACATTGATGATGACTATCGCATCAGCTACCTGCGCGAGCACATCAGCGCGATGGCGGACGCGATTGGTGACGGTATTCCGGTCATCGGCTATACCTCATGGGGCTGCATCGATCTGGTTGCTGCTTCTACCGGTGAAATGAGCAAACGTTATGGTTTCATCTACGTCGATCGCGACGACCGGGGCGAAGGGACATTAGCCAGAAAGAAAAAGAAATCGTTCTACTGGTATAAAAAGGTCATTGCCAGCAACGGAGCTGACCTGAGCTAA
- the ascF gene encoding PTS cellobiose/arbutin/salicin transporter subunit IIBC: protein MSKNYAAVSRSIVDAIGGADNIAAVTHCMTRLRFVLKDNDAANVAELKAISGVLGVVKNDNQCQVIIGNTVSQAYAEVVKLLPEGVEVEKAEPVNNKITLRRIGAGILDALIGTMSPLIPAIIGGSMVKLLAMILDMTGLFEKGASTITILNVIGDGAFFFLPIMVAASAAVKFKTNMSLAIAIAGVLVHPTFIDLMAKAAQGQQVVFMGLSVTAVKYTYTVIPALCMTWILSYIEKWVDRITPAVTKNFLKPMLIVLIASPIAIMLIGPIGIWIGSGISAVVYTVHDYLGWLSVAIMGAIWPLLVMTGMHRVFTPTIIQTIAETGKEGMVMPSEIGANLSLGGSSLAVAWRTKNPELRQTALAAAASAIVAGISEPALYGVALRLKRPLIACLITGFICGAVAGIGGLASHSMASPGLFTSVQFFDPANPMSIAWVFGVMILSVVISFFVTLLLGFEDIPVEEQPEEKRVQSDKASAPQHAANTN from the coding sequence ATGTCAAAGAATTATGCGGCTGTATCCCGTTCGATTGTCGATGCCATCGGGGGGGCTGATAACATCGCTGCCGTGACGCACTGTATGACGCGTCTGCGCTTTGTGCTGAAAGATAATGATGCGGCGAATGTAGCTGAACTGAAGGCCATCAGCGGCGTGTTGGGTGTCGTGAAAAACGATAATCAGTGTCAGGTCATCATCGGCAACACGGTTTCTCAGGCCTACGCTGAAGTGGTGAAATTACTGCCAGAAGGCGTTGAGGTTGAAAAAGCCGAGCCAGTGAACAATAAAATTACGCTGCGACGTATTGGCGCGGGCATTCTGGATGCGCTGATTGGCACGATGTCACCGCTCATTCCGGCGATTATCGGTGGCTCGATGGTGAAATTGCTCGCTATGATCCTCGACATGACTGGGCTGTTTGAAAAGGGTGCCTCGACGATCACGATTCTGAACGTGATTGGTGACGGCGCGTTCTTCTTCCTGCCGATCATGGTGGCGGCGTCTGCGGCGGTAAAATTCAAAACCAATATGTCGCTGGCAATTGCCATCGCTGGGGTGCTGGTGCATCCGACGTTTATCGATCTGATGGCAAAAGCGGCACAGGGTCAGCAGGTGGTATTTATGGGGCTTTCCGTCACGGCGGTAAAGTATACCTACACCGTGATTCCGGCGCTGTGTATGACCTGGATTCTGTCTTACATTGAAAAATGGGTAGACCGCATTACGCCAGCGGTGACCAAAAACTTCCTGAAGCCGATGTTAATCGTGCTGATTGCCTCCCCGATTGCCATCATGCTGATCGGCCCGATTGGGATCTGGATTGGTAGCGGCATTTCTGCGGTGGTGTACACCGTGCATGATTATCTGGGCTGGCTGTCCGTTGCCATCATGGGCGCTATCTGGCCGCTGCTGGTGATGACAGGTATGCACCGTGTGTTTACGCCGACGATCATTCAAACCATCGCTGAGACGGGTAAAGAAGGTATGGTGATGCCGTCTGAAATCGGTGCGAACCTGTCGCTGGGTGGTTCTTCACTGGCCGTCGCGTGGCGCACCAAAAATCCGGAACTGCGCCAAACGGCGCTGGCTGCGGCGGCATCGGCTATTGTTGCCGGGATCTCTGAACCCGCGTTATACGGTGTGGCTTTACGTTTGAAGCGTCCGCTGATCGCCTGTTTAATTACCGGTTTTATTTGTGGTGCCGTTGCTGGGATCGGCGGTCTGGCAAGCCATTCAATGGCCTCGCCGGGGCTGTTCACCAGCGTACAGTTCTTCGACCCTGCCAACCCGATGAGCATTGCCTGGGTATTCGGCGTTATGATTCTGTCCGTCGTGATTTCCTTCTTCGTCACCTTGTTGCTGGGCTTTGAAGACATCCCGGTAGAAGAACAACCGGAAGAGAAACGCGTACAGAGCGACAAGGCTTCCGCGCCGCAGCACGCAGCGAACACGAATTAA
- a CDS encoding LacI family DNA-binding transcriptional regulator, with amino-acid sequence MSTMQEVAKKAGVSKATVSRVLSGKGYTSEETKALVYQAIEETGYRPNLLARNLATSKSACIGLVVTNTLYNGSYFNELLSQAAKKLEDNGRQLILVDGKHSADEERAAIQFLLGLRCDAIIIYPRFLNVDEMDDIIEKHKQPIMVVNRKLRKHQSHCICCDHQGSSYNATQHLIARGHRDIAFITGSLDSPTAIERLSGYKDALTAANIAVRDELIVKGKWTPRSGSLAINALRDSRVSFSAVLASNDDMAIGAIKALDDAGVAVPHEVSVVGFDDIPTAPFLKPSLSSVKDPVSDMINEVINRLIAMLDGGYFSKENLFLSELQVRDSIQNGPYGNPPI; translated from the coding sequence ATGTCGACAATGCAGGAAGTGGCGAAGAAAGCAGGCGTATCAAAAGCGACGGTATCGCGCGTGCTATCGGGCAAAGGCTATACCAGTGAAGAAACCAAAGCGCTGGTCTATCAGGCCATTGAGGAGACGGGATATCGGCCAAATTTACTGGCGCGGAATCTGGCGACCAGCAAATCAGCCTGCATCGGTTTGGTGGTGACCAACACGCTCTATAACGGCAGCTACTTTAACGAACTGCTGTCACAGGCCGCTAAGAAGCTGGAAGACAACGGGCGTCAGTTGATTCTGGTCGACGGCAAACACAGCGCCGATGAAGAAAGAGCCGCGATTCAATTCCTGCTGGGGTTACGTTGTGATGCGATCATCATCTATCCCCGTTTTCTCAACGTGGATGAAATGGACGACATCATCGAGAAACACAAGCAGCCGATCATGGTGGTCAACCGTAAACTGCGTAAACACCAGAGCCACTGCATCTGCTGCGATCACCAAGGTTCCAGCTATAACGCCACGCAGCATCTGATCGCACGCGGCCATAGAGATATCGCTTTTATCACCGGTTCGCTGGATTCGCCAACGGCTATCGAACGCCTTTCCGGCTATAAAGATGCCCTGACGGCGGCCAATATTGCGGTACGGGACGAGCTGATTGTGAAAGGAAAATGGACACCGCGCAGCGGATCGCTCGCCATTAACGCCCTGCGCGATAGCCGGGTCTCGTTCAGCGCTGTTCTCGCCAGCAATGACGATATGGCAATTGGTGCGATAAAAGCGCTGGATGACGCTGGCGTTGCCGTACCGCATGAGGTTTCTGTCGTCGGGTTCGACGATATCCCCACCGCGCCGTTTTTGAAGCCGTCTCTCTCCAGCGTTAAAGATCCAGTAAGCGATATGATCAACGAAGTCATTAACCGGCTGATCGCGATGCTGGACGGCGGCTACTTCTCGAAAGAAAATCTGTTCTTGTCGGAATTGCAGGTCAGAGATTCCATTCAGAACGGGCCGTACGGTAACCCGCCCATTTGA
- a CDS encoding chorismate mutase produces the protein MKFLSIDDVRNRIDQIDRELVKMIAQRSECVKAAAAFKIDHSAVRAPDRVQQVIDKVCKQATEAGLPEVIIEKVYRTMIGAFIDYELEQHDQLRQEKR, from the coding sequence ATGAAATTTTTGTCAATTGATGATGTTAGAAATCGAATCGATCAAATTGATCGTGAACTGGTTAAGATGATCGCGCAACGCAGCGAATGTGTTAAAGCTGCTGCAGCTTTCAAAATTGACCACTCAGCCGTTCGCGCTCCAGACCGCGTCCAACAGGTAATCGACAAAGTATGTAAACAGGCAACTGAAGCAGGACTTCCCGAAGTGATTATCGAAAAGGTCTATCGGACGATGATCGGTGCGTTTATCGATTATGAACTTGAGCAACACGACCAACTGCGACAGGAAAAACGCTGA
- a CDS encoding DUF202 domain-containing protein, which yields MPDSRKARRITDPGLQPERTSLAWFRTLLGYGALMALALKHNWPQAGALFWVSIAVLVAVATILWCYTRSRNLLDVVHYDFSQSRVVCDKLMISLAVLSLAILFAVTHIRQFIVFIGSFA from the coding sequence ATGCCGGATAGCCGTAAAGCGCGCCGTATCACCGATCCGGGGCTTCAACCGGAGCGCACGTCACTGGCCTGGTTTCGTACCCTGCTGGGATATGGTGCACTGATGGCGCTGGCGTTAAAACATAACTGGCCTCAGGCTGGGGCTCTGTTCTGGGTCTCTATTGCCGTGCTGGTTGCGGTTGCTACCATTCTCTGGTGCTATACCCGTAGCCGAAATTTGCTGGATGTGGTGCATTACGATTTTTCTCAATCTCGCGTAGTATGTGACAAACTTATGATTTCCCTCGCGGTGTTATCCCTCGCAATACTGTTTGCTGTTACGCACATTCGCCAGTTTATCGTATTTATCGGGAGTTTTGCATGA
- a CDS encoding YidH family protein, with product MKISRLGEAPDYRFSLANERTFLAWIRTALGFLAAGVGLDQLAPDFATPVIRELLALLLCLFAGGLAIYGYLRWLRNEKAMRLKEDLPYTHSLLVISLILMIVAMIVMALVLYAG from the coding sequence ATGAAGATTTCCCGCCTCGGAGAAGCACCGGATTACCGTTTCTCACTGGCAAATGAACGTACCTTTCTGGCTTGGATCCGCACCGCGCTTGGATTTCTGGCTGCGGGTGTGGGGCTGGATCAACTAGCTCCGGACTTTGCCACCCCAGTTATTCGCGAATTGCTGGCACTATTGCTGTGTCTGTTTGCCGGTGGTCTGGCGATTTATGGCTATCTGCGCTGGTTACGTAATGAAAAGGCAATGCGATTGAAGGAGGACCTGCCATACACTCACAGCCTTTTGGTAATCAGCCTGATTTTGATGATCGTGGCGATGATTGTGATGGCGTTGGTGCTATATGCCGGATAG
- a CDS encoding endonuclease/exonuclease/phosphatase family protein, protein MFRANYWQANGGEAGWIDTFHEKDPMMKVFSIDNIIVSKNIEISDVKSIRSTLSDHYPLIAKLTLK, encoded by the coding sequence ATGTTCAGAGCAAATTACTGGCAGGCGAACGGTGGCGAGGCTGGCTGGATTGATACCTTTCACGAGAAAGATCCGATGATGAAGGTATTCAGCATCGACAATATTATTGTTTCAAAAAATATTGAGATCTCGGATGTGAAATCGATCCGCTCGACACTGTCGGATCACTATCCGCTGATTGCCAAGCTGACGCTGAAATAG
- a CDS encoding sugar-binding protein translates to MKCGLYLGATLLLVAGVCQAKNYAIVYTDSIHSLQDAAQESVWTKANVLTDFSFPWKNAPAPKTEFRALWTPEAIWFRFDVEDHDVQAGNQPDKDEAVLASDRVELFFSTGQALQPYYTAEMDSRGRVFDAKAEFYRKVDQTWNWQSLKIVASPMPNGYRVVGKVDIKELDTLKLWQDKDRKTLMCAIMRGEFSADGQGGQKREWISWVKPDSAKPDFHIPSAFGTCSLVK, encoded by the coding sequence ATGAAGTGTGGACTGTATCTCGGCGCGACACTGCTGCTCGTAGCGGGTGTTTGCCAGGCTAAAAACTATGCCATCGTCTATACCGACAGCATTCATTCATTGCAGGATGCCGCACAGGAGAGTGTGTGGACGAAGGCTAATGTGCTGACGGACTTTAGTTTCCCGTGGAAAAATGCTCCGGCGCCGAAAACTGAGTTTCGCGCTCTCTGGACGCCAGAGGCCATCTGGTTCCGCTTTGACGTCGAGGATCATGATGTCCAGGCAGGCAACCAGCCGGATAAGGATGAAGCTGTGCTGGCCTCCGACCGGGTGGAGCTTTTTTTCTCCACCGGCCAAGCCTTGCAGCCTTACTACACCGCAGAGATGGACTCACGAGGCCGGGTGTTTGACGCAAAGGCTGAGTTCTATCGTAAAGTCGACCAGACATGGAACTGGCAATCGCTGAAAATTGTCGCCAGTCCGATGCCCAATGGCTATCGGGTCGTGGGAAAAGTGGATATCAAAGAGCTGGATACACTTAAACTCTGGCAGGACAAAGACCGTAAAACCCTGATGTGCGCCATTATGCGTGGGGAATTCAGCGCTGACGGACAGGGTGGGCAAAAACGGGAGTGGATAAGTTGGGTCAAACCGGATTCTGCGAAGCCCGATTTTCATATTCCTTCCGCTTTTGGCACCTGTTCATTGGTGAAATAA
- a CDS encoding MurR/RpiR family transcriptional regulator: METVISKIRALVHTGKPGERAISTFIIEQGFDLSAMSATRVAQALEISDSTVIRYARALGCKGFPDLKLQLAAAKPDSAAVRQEIYEGIEVGDSTAQIVAKSKRLFTSKIEQSLDLIEPEVIDTCAQLLVNARRIVLVGIGSSAFIALDMNHKLIRCGLNVLFNYDYHTQLVQASLLCPGDVLLAISARGESEEVIEALNLARDNGAQTIALTRYGKNRAGALAEHVIAYSYTEAHEKLGMVTPQILQMIAFDVLFFKINSLISHDSMQTAMSAVDRHQQKRG, translated from the coding sequence ATGGAAACTGTTATCAGCAAAATCAGGGCGTTGGTGCATACCGGAAAGCCCGGCGAGCGGGCAATATCGACCTTTATCATTGAGCAGGGGTTTGACCTCTCCGCGATGAGTGCCACGCGCGTGGCGCAGGCTCTGGAGATCAGTGACTCCACGGTGATTCGCTATGCCAGAGCGCTGGGCTGCAAGGGTTTCCCCGACCTGAAGCTGCAGTTAGCCGCCGCAAAGCCTGACAGCGCTGCAGTCAGGCAGGAGATCTATGAGGGGATTGAGGTCGGGGACAGTACCGCGCAAATCGTGGCGAAATCGAAGCGACTTTTCACCAGCAAGATAGAGCAGTCGCTGGATTTGATTGAACCTGAAGTGATAGACACCTGTGCGCAGCTACTGGTTAACGCCCGCAGGATTGTGCTTGTGGGAATAGGCTCCTCCGCCTTTATTGCGCTCGATATGAACCACAAGCTTATTCGCTGCGGTCTGAACGTGTTGTTTAACTATGACTATCACACCCAACTGGTACAGGCGTCGCTCCTGTGCCCTGGTGATGTGCTGCTGGCTATTTCGGCCCGAGGTGAGAGTGAAGAGGTGATAGAGGCGCTGAACCTTGCCCGCGACAACGGTGCGCAGACTATTGCCCTGACCCGCTACGGCAAAAACAGGGCTGGCGCGCTGGCGGAACACGTTATCGCATACAGCTACACCGAAGCCCATGAAAAGCTGGGTATGGTGACGCCGCAGATCTTACAGATGATTGCCTTTGATGTTCTTTTTTTCAAAATCAATAGCCTGATCTCTCATGACAGCATGCAAACCGCCATGAGCGCTGTAGACAGGCATCAGCAAAAGCGAGGTTAA
- a CDS encoding PTS transporter subunit EIIC: MANKIEHLEAVADAIEQNIGGFGNVVTLTNCMTRVRIVLADRTQFNADALRKTEGVKGVVDAGEQFQIIVGMGTAAKVAGVLNKRRGGSDSAPAASAERKPFSVRRALNTLAAIFVPTIPALIGCGLILGLINVVKLLFPGLVTSHQELFTLFTVIGKAVFAVLAVMIGMNTSKELQASPAIGAVMAAILTAPDLAGIKLVGFALTPGGGGIFAVLLVCAFAAKFELWFRNWCKESLDLILTPMVTIMISSIVALLVLQPAAHAVNLWLGNLVSLALLNHSAASVIVGAVLGGGFLLLLLTGLHQGLIPIHAQILDTFGLNYLFPILAMGGMGQVGAAAYVYLKTKNPRLKKTIAGALPVGIIGVGEPLLFGVSLPLGKPFIAGCIGGAAGGAVIAACKIGIIIPFGTAGLSLLPLVGPGQILPFLLAVGCAWIVGFIAAMLLGFTDPTE; this comes from the coding sequence ATGGCGAATAAGATAGAGCACCTGGAAGCGGTAGCGGATGCCATTGAGCAGAATATTGGCGGTTTTGGTAACGTCGTCACGCTGACGAACTGTATGACCCGGGTACGCATCGTGCTGGCCGATCGCACACAGTTTAATGCCGACGCGCTGCGTAAAACCGAGGGCGTCAAAGGCGTAGTGGATGCAGGCGAGCAGTTTCAGATTATTGTCGGGATGGGTACGGCTGCGAAAGTTGCGGGAGTGCTCAATAAGAGGCGTGGCGGGTCGGACTCCGCCCCAGCGGCATCAGCGGAGAGGAAACCTTTTTCCGTACGCCGGGCACTTAACACCCTGGCGGCGATTTTTGTTCCAACGATCCCGGCGCTGATTGGTTGTGGTCTGATCTTGGGCCTGATCAACGTCGTGAAGCTGCTGTTTCCGGGTTTGGTGACCAGCCATCAGGAGCTGTTCACGCTGTTCACCGTTATCGGCAAAGCGGTCTTCGCTGTACTGGCCGTAATGATTGGCATGAACACCTCGAAAGAGTTACAGGCCTCCCCGGCGATTGGTGCGGTTATGGCGGCAATCCTTACCGCTCCGGATCTGGCGGGTATTAAGCTGGTCGGTTTTGCCCTGACACCGGGTGGCGGAGGCATTTTTGCCGTGCTGCTGGTATGCGCGTTTGCGGCGAAGTTCGAACTCTGGTTTCGCAACTGGTGCAAAGAGAGTCTTGATCTGATCTTGACCCCGATGGTGACGATTATGATCTCTTCGATAGTGGCGCTACTGGTTCTGCAGCCTGCGGCCCATGCGGTCAACCTCTGGCTGGGTAATTTGGTTTCGCTGGCCTTGCTCAACCACTCAGCGGCATCGGTGATTGTCGGCGCGGTGCTGGGCGGCGGGTTCCTGCTCCTGTTGCTGACTGGGTTGCATCAGGGGCTGATCCCGATCCACGCTCAGATTCTTGACACCTTTGGTCTCAATTACCTTTTCCCGATCCTGGCTATGGGCGGGATGGGGCAGGTGGGGGCTGCCGCTTATGTCTATCTGAAGACGAAAAATCCACGCCTGAAAAAAACCATCGCCGGTGCGCTGCCAGTGGGGATTATCGGCGTCGGTGAGCCGTTGCTGTTTGGCGTGTCGCTGCCGCTGGGTAAGCCCTTTATCGCAGGCTGCATCGGCGGCGCTGCGGGTGGTGCGGTTATTGCGGCCTGCAAGATTGGCATCATTATCCCGTTCGGTACTGCCGGGTTATCGCTGTTGCCACTTGTGGGGCCGGGCCAGATCCTGCCTTTCCTGTTGGCGGTAGGCTGCGCCTGGATCGTCGGTTTTATCGCGGCTATGCTGCTGGGCTTTACCGACCCAACAGAGTAA
- the murQ gene encoding N-acetylmuramic acid 6-phosphate etherase — protein MDTLSQTISQEQNSDTANLADLPLPDMLVLLNQHDACVPQAISQVLPQVETAVRLITAQMKKGGRLFYVGAGTSGRLGVLDSAECPPTFGTDPELIQAVIAGGMDAMLRAVENVEDDRSAAVAALHSRKLVAEDVVLGIVASGRTPFVLAALDYAQEVGAKTIALTTRGLSAISQQADIAIAPDVGAEVLSGSTRMKSGSAQKMLLGMISTAVMTQLGKVHGNFMIDVEVSNEKLYRRAEYMVCQICSIDEPGARALLQSVGYSVRAAVLRQLLNLTPEEALTRAAEPFRTLTSQLGAGGKYGE, from the coding sequence ATGGATACACTCTCTCAGACCATTAGCCAGGAACAGAATAGCGACACCGCCAATCTCGCGGATTTGCCGTTGCCGGATATGCTGGTGCTGCTTAATCAACACGATGCTTGCGTTCCGCAGGCAATTAGCCAGGTTTTACCTCAGGTGGAAACCGCAGTGCGCCTGATTACGGCGCAGATGAAAAAGGGCGGTCGGCTCTTTTATGTCGGGGCGGGTACCAGTGGACGCCTTGGGGTGCTGGACTCCGCTGAGTGTCCGCCCACGTTCGGCACCGATCCTGAGCTGATTCAGGCGGTGATCGCGGGGGGGATGGACGCCATGCTACGCGCCGTGGAGAACGTTGAAGATGATCGCTCTGCCGCAGTAGCAGCACTACACAGCCGAAAACTGGTAGCGGAGGACGTGGTGCTGGGTATTGTCGCCAGCGGTCGCACGCCGTTCGTGCTGGCAGCCCTCGACTATGCCCAAGAGGTGGGGGCTAAAACCATCGCCCTTACCACTCGCGGCCTCAGCGCTATTTCGCAGCAGGCTGATATTGCCATCGCGCCGGACGTGGGAGCGGAGGTGCTCTCCGGTTCGACCCGCATGAAGAGTGGTTCGGCACAAAAGATGCTGCTCGGGATGATTAGCACCGCCGTAATGACACAGCTAGGCAAGGTGCATGGCAATTTCATGATCGATGTGGAGGTGTCTAACGAAAAACTCTACCGTCGCGCGGAATATATGGTGTGTCAGATTTGCTCCATTGACGAGCCGGGCGCCAGAGCCCTGCTGCAATCGGTAGGGTACAGCGTGCGTGCGGCGGTGCTGCGCCAGCTACTGAACCTGACCCCTGAAGAGGCGCTGACCCGAGCCGCAGAGCCATTTCGTACGTTAACATCACAGCTAGGGGCCGGAGGGAAATATGGCGAATAA
- a CDS encoding ClbS/DfsB family four-helix bundle protein, producing MAVPESKEALIKAINSQFALLMKKIDAVSAERAFSPEMVGHAQGTQMSPANLVAYLLGWGNLVLKWHEDEEQGKPIDFPAAGYKWNQLGLLAQKFYRDYAHITDWAELVTRLVANKQALIALVERYTDAQLYGECWYGKWTRGRMIQFNTASPYKNAAGRLGAWEKGN from the coding sequence ATGGCAGTGCCGGAGAGTAAGGAAGCCTTGATTAAAGCGATTAACAGCCAGTTTGCGTTATTAATGAAGAAAATCGATGCAGTATCTGCTGAACGCGCCTTCTCACCGGAGATGGTGGGACATGCGCAGGGAACGCAGATGAGCCCCGCCAATCTGGTGGCGTACTTACTGGGTTGGGGAAATTTGGTGCTGAAATGGCATGAGGACGAAGAGCAGGGCAAACCTATCGATTTCCCTGCGGCTGGTTATAAATGGAATCAGCTTGGCCTGCTGGCACAAAAATTCTATCGGGACTACGCCCATATTACAGACTGGGCGGAGCTGGTCACGCGGCTTGTCGCGAATAAGCAGGCGCTCATCGCGCTGGTTGAACGCTATACCGATGCACAGCTCTATGGTGAATGTTGGTACGGTAAATGGACGCGTGGGCGGATGATTCAGTTTAATACCGCTTCGCCTTATAAAAATGCGGCTGGGCGGCTGGGCGCGTGGGAGAAAGGCAACTAA
- a CDS encoding LLM class flavin-dependent oxidoreductase, with amino-acid sequence MGYKLSLLDQSPIAEGMNAAQALVQTVSLAKVAEALGYYRFWVSEHHNSDELAGSSPEVLITWLLAHTTTLRIGSGGVMLQHYSPYKVAENFHVISALAGGRVDLGIGKAPGGLPLATRALQQEIVETQRVAFTEKLHQLNHFLDSRDETAERLNATPLPEHTPQRFLLGASQESAQLAASLGWSFVFAGFINASEALLTESLQSYRELKPASAQTLLSLSVIAAKRYEEAEALASTQHNYKVYIENKPPLTVGSQEQADNFVRQSGATDFRIEQEPRNVLYGTPEQIHQRLESYHQRFGVDEFIIHTPVTSPREREASIRLLAQREQ; translated from the coding sequence GTGGGGTATAAGCTCAGTTTATTGGATCAAAGCCCTATCGCTGAAGGAATGAATGCGGCGCAGGCGTTGGTGCAAACCGTGTCGTTAGCGAAAGTGGCGGAAGCACTGGGCTATTATCGCTTTTGGGTTTCCGAGCATCATAATTCTGATGAATTGGCCGGGTCGTCTCCCGAGGTTTTGATCACCTGGCTGTTAGCGCACACCACAACGCTGCGCATCGGTTCTGGCGGCGTAATGTTACAGCACTACAGCCCGTATAAGGTTGCAGAGAATTTCCACGTCATTAGCGCGTTGGCGGGGGGACGTGTGGATTTGGGCATCGGTAAAGCACCGGGTGGACTGCCGCTGGCAACACGGGCGCTACAACAGGAGATCGTTGAGACGCAACGGGTTGCCTTTACGGAGAAGCTACATCAGCTAAACCATTTTCTCGACAGCCGTGACGAGACGGCCGAACGCCTGAATGCGACGCCGTTGCCGGAGCATACGCCGCAGCGTTTTCTGTTGGGTGCCAGTCAAGAGAGTGCACAGTTAGCCGCATCGCTAGGCTGGAGTTTTGTATTCGCAGGGTTTATTAACGCCAGCGAAGCACTGTTAACGGAATCACTCCAGAGCTATCGGGAATTGAAGCCCGCCAGCGCCCAGACGCTGCTGTCGCTGTCAGTGATTGCCGCGAAACGTTATGAAGAGGCGGAGGCGCTGGCCAGCACACAGCATAACTATAAGGTTTATATTGAAAACAAACCGCCGCTGACGGTAGGTAGTCAGGAGCAGGCAGACAATTTCGTTCGGCAGTCGGGTGCGACGGATTTCCGTATCGAGCAAGAACCACGTAATGTGCTTTACGGCACGCCGGAGCAGATTCATCAGCGTCTGGAGAGTTATCATCAGCGCTTTGGGGTCGATGAATTCATCATCCATACGCCCGTGACGTCTCCACGCGAACGTGAGGCATCGATCCGGCTGTTGGCGCAACGCGAGCAATGA